Proteins from a genomic interval of Nitrospina gracilis Nb-211:
- a CDS encoding ATP-binding protein codes for METQTDYMENAIDVATLADEWERIELLVQGLKSSRQGQDFSGALLDRLTALSARVHAGRAANPYWKRLGALALTELDHDVLACVVAAEMHPRLGWQYLELQPGVSQPYPTPALLHELLVLDHDEIPMFHMALSVDGVLRREGLIRIEGDDPYSPIKPAPGLTSKLLGLQLPPPPPPGAIAVRQQATWTDLVLPANQVTHLREFLLWLRHRETVEGQWGGRMGGGPVALFSGPSGTGKTLAASVIAHELGWPLYRIDLGKLVSKYIGETEKNLNQLFDAAHGRPMVLQFDEADSLFGKRGEVKDARDRYANMEVSHLLARIEEHRGPCILTTNLHEHLDTAFVRRFHVVIGFPRPDKEARVQLWKRLLPPRAPRHDDVDPQFLGQAVNLTGGGIRNAALYAACLAAEEGGAIELRHVALGVWREMAKDASPRSRADLGALAHHLPEAGSVLTASLKGNGNGNGHGGGA; via the coding sequence ATGGAAACGCAAACGGATTACATGGAAAACGCAATCGACGTCGCGACCCTCGCCGACGAATGGGAACGCATCGAGCTTTTGGTGCAGGGATTGAAATCATCCAGGCAGGGGCAGGATTTCAGCGGCGCGTTGCTCGACCGTTTGACCGCACTCAGTGCGCGCGTGCACGCGGGCCGCGCGGCGAATCCCTACTGGAAGCGGCTGGGCGCATTGGCATTGACCGAACTCGATCACGATGTGCTCGCCTGCGTGGTTGCGGCGGAGATGCATCCGCGCCTCGGTTGGCAGTACCTGGAACTGCAACCGGGGGTGTCGCAACCGTATCCCACGCCCGCCTTGCTTCACGAACTGCTGGTTCTCGATCACGATGAAATCCCGATGTTTCACATGGCGTTGAGCGTGGATGGAGTCCTGCGGCGGGAAGGTTTGATCCGCATCGAGGGCGACGATCCGTATTCGCCGATCAAGCCTGCGCCGGGCCTCACCTCGAAACTTCTCGGTTTGCAACTGCCGCCGCCTCCGCCGCCGGGTGCGATTGCCGTGCGTCAGCAGGCGACGTGGACCGATCTGGTTCTGCCCGCCAACCAGGTCACACACCTGCGCGAGTTCCTGTTGTGGTTGCGCCACCGCGAAACGGTGGAGGGGCAATGGGGCGGGCGCATGGGCGGCGGTCCGGTGGCCTTGTTCTCCGGTCCGTCGGGCACGGGCAAAACGCTGGCGGCCTCGGTCATCGCGCACGAACTCGGTTGGCCCTTGTACCGCATCGATCTCGGCAAACTGGTGAGCAAGTACATTGGCGAGACGGAAAAGAACCTGAATCAGTTGTTCGATGCGGCGCACGGCCGCCCCATGGTGTTGCAGTTCGATGAGGCGGACAGCCTGTTCGGCAAACGTGGCGAGGTGAAAGACGCACGCGATCGTTACGCCAACATGGAGGTGAGCCATCTCCTGGCGCGCATCGAGGAACATCGCGGACCGTGCATCCTGACCACCAATCTCCACGAGCATCTGGACACCGCGTTCGTGCGGCGTTTTCACGTAGTCATCGGTTTCCCGCGCCCGGACAAGGAGGCGCGCGTGCAGTTGTGGAAACGATTGCTGCCACCGCGCGCGCCGAGGCATGACGACGTCGATCCGCAATTCCTCGGCCAGGCGGTGAACCTGACCGGGGGCGGCATTAGAAACGCCGCATTGTATGCCGCGTGCCTGGCGGCGGAAGAGGGAGGAGCGATCGAACTCCGTCACGTTGCGTTGGGTGTGTGGCGAGAGATGGCGAAAGATGCCTCACCGCGGTCGCGCGCCGACCTCGGTGCCCTCGCACACCATTTGCCGGAGGCGGGTTCGGTGTTGACGGCTTCGTTGAAAGGCAACGGCAATGGCAACGGCCATGGAGGCGGTGCATGA
- a CDS encoding phage baseplate assembly protein V, which translates to MEQTLVDLTKQIQNKYYGKYRGFVNDNNDPDKRGRLRLTVPSALGEAVTGWALPCLPFGGLQNQGWFAVPEVGAQVWVEFEEGELSNPIWTGTFWQQPEHIPEEAAEPSEPTTRVFKTPSGHVLQFDDEEGEERFRLFHPSEAEWIIDPQGSITFTDAAQNVITLDAENNSMKLEDANGNTLTMDSSGTVVEDANGNKIEMAASGITVEGQQVVVKGTQVMLGGQGGEPLIKGQTFLSLFATHIHPTGVGPSGPPIPQGEMSSLTTTSTTT; encoded by the coding sequence ATGGAACAAACCCTGGTCGATCTCACCAAGCAGATCCAGAACAAGTACTACGGCAAGTACCGCGGGTTTGTGAACGACAACAATGATCCGGACAAGCGCGGCCGCCTGCGTCTCACCGTGCCTTCAGCCCTGGGCGAAGCGGTCACCGGCTGGGCGTTGCCGTGTCTGCCGTTCGGCGGATTGCAGAACCAGGGTTGGTTCGCGGTGCCGGAGGTGGGTGCGCAGGTGTGGGTGGAGTTTGAGGAAGGCGAACTGTCGAATCCCATCTGGACGGGAACCTTCTGGCAACAGCCGGAGCACATTCCGGAAGAAGCGGCGGAACCGTCGGAGCCGACCACGCGCGTGTTCAAAACGCCGTCGGGTCACGTCCTGCAATTCGATGATGAGGAAGGGGAAGAACGCTTCCGCCTGTTTCATCCCAGCGAAGCGGAATGGATCATCGATCCGCAGGGATCGATCACGTTCACCGATGCGGCACAGAACGTCATCACTCTTGATGCGGAAAACAACAGTATGAAACTGGAGGATGCGAACGGCAACACACTCACCATGGACAGCAGTGGCACCGTGGTGGAGGACGCCAACGGCAACAAGATCGAGATGGCCGCATCCGGCATCACCGTCGAAGGCCAGCAGGTGGTGGTGAAGGGCACGCAGGTGATGCTGGGCGGGCAGGGCGGCGAGCCGTTGATCAAGGGGCAGACATTTCTTTCGCTGTTTGCGACGCACATTCATCCCACCGGAGTGGGGCCTTCGGGGCCGCCCATTCCGCAGGGAGAGATGAGTTCATTGACCACCACCAGCACCACGACGTGA
- a CDS encoding phage tail sheath family protein: MPTYLHPGVYVEEIPSGSRPIEGVSTSNAAFVGAAYRGPVGKAELVHSFDEFKEIYGGIEKKAVGDALGEQENAMVLAVRSFYMNGGKNAYICRLAKSGTSVAAFKDVAGEHSGGNVLKIKASSVGAWGNNLYIRILKPDVDQAGVDIEVGHHDADGKFVTDEEFTNVTLNSQDDDYVLTRINDVSGLINVSLLTAADPEHVSNQYEKATLTGGQMDTGANFFNTSVADTMSMRIDIDRRGPKLITIKKADLEAEGDWNSNNEKEGKVVAAHVQKAVRDLGGYTGYLDFTCEYKDVGGLSKFVLTSGMDADFSSVQVLDGDESANDLARFLRLDSAQKATHTGGAVAAGTNVRTQFQTEMVLTMNLDGKGETQITIKKEDIAFTDNDVSNRVKIAAAIQTAVQQHQPKIPSFAEFTCEYDDTARKFTFTSGSSASRTSSIVINGANPAGNTNFASLLKLTTSPVTFSGRIMQDGTWKVIPKAASGVGNNGEQLTSGSAEAPEAPDYGSFFTSVLRKVRDVSILLLPGMHWNRELGNMKISHALAHCENTKSRVLIIDPPKDVELEQGAQVQALGLPTSTYSVLYYPWVEVPNPLYNADTAPNEPKTLKTGPGGFAAGMWSKIDGTRGVWKAPAGTEAQLIGLAGLQYQVEDGEQDQLNPLGVNCFRRQPGYGNVIWGSRTLSTKANPEWRYVPVRRTAIYIEQSIYNGIQWAVFEPNDEPLWSSLRGNIGDFMNGMFRSGAFQGTKASDAYFVRCGKGDTMTQGDIDRGQVIVLVGFAPLKPAEFVIVRIQQKVQQ, translated from the coding sequence ATGCCTACATATCTGCACCCCGGTGTTTATGTTGAGGAAATTCCCAGCGGGTCCCGTCCTATAGAAGGCGTGTCCACGTCCAACGCGGCGTTCGTCGGTGCCGCCTATCGCGGCCCGGTGGGCAAGGCGGAGCTGGTTCACAGCTTCGACGAGTTCAAGGAAATCTACGGCGGTATCGAGAAAAAAGCCGTAGGCGATGCGCTGGGCGAGCAGGAAAACGCCATGGTGCTCGCGGTGCGTTCCTTTTATATGAACGGCGGCAAGAACGCCTACATCTGCCGCCTTGCGAAAAGCGGCACATCGGTGGCCGCGTTCAAGGATGTGGCGGGCGAACACAGCGGCGGCAACGTGTTGAAGATCAAAGCCAGCTCCGTCGGCGCCTGGGGCAACAACCTGTATATACGCATCCTCAAGCCGGACGTCGATCAGGCCGGAGTTGATATTGAAGTGGGGCATCACGATGCCGACGGCAAGTTCGTGACGGACGAGGAGTTCACCAATGTCACGCTGAACTCGCAGGACGACGATTACGTCCTCACCCGCATCAACGATGTGTCCGGACTGATCAACGTGAGCCTGCTCACCGCCGCCGACCCGGAACACGTCAGCAACCAGTACGAGAAAGCCACGTTGACTGGCGGGCAAATGGATACGGGCGCGAACTTCTTCAACACCAGCGTCGCCGATACCATGTCGATGCGCATCGACATCGACCGCCGTGGCCCGAAGCTGATCACCATTAAGAAAGCGGACCTGGAAGCGGAAGGCGACTGGAACAGCAACAACGAAAAAGAAGGCAAGGTGGTCGCCGCGCATGTGCAGAAGGCGGTGCGCGATCTCGGCGGTTACACGGGCTACCTCGACTTCACCTGCGAGTACAAGGATGTTGGCGGTCTATCCAAGTTCGTGCTCACTTCCGGCATGGACGCGGATTTCTCTTCCGTTCAGGTGTTGGACGGCGACGAGTCGGCGAACGACCTGGCCCGATTCCTGCGGCTGGACTCGGCGCAGAAAGCCACCCACACCGGCGGTGCGGTGGCGGCGGGAACGAACGTCCGCACCCAGTTTCAAACCGAGATGGTGCTGACCATGAACCTGGACGGCAAGGGCGAGACACAGATCACCATCAAGAAAGAAGACATCGCCTTCACCGACAACGACGTTTCCAACCGGGTGAAGATCGCCGCGGCCATTCAGACCGCCGTGCAACAGCACCAGCCGAAGATCCCTTCTTTCGCCGAATTCACCTGCGAATACGACGATACCGCTCGCAAGTTCACTTTTACCTCGGGAAGCAGTGCGTCGCGGACGTCGTCGATCGTCATCAACGGGGCGAACCCCGCGGGCAATACCAACTTCGCCTCGCTCCTCAAACTCACGACCAGCCCGGTCACGTTTTCCGGCCGGATCATGCAGGATGGAACGTGGAAGGTGATTCCGAAGGCCGCGTCCGGCGTCGGCAACAACGGCGAGCAGTTGACGAGCGGCAGTGCCGAAGCGCCGGAAGCGCCGGACTACGGATCGTTCTTCACCAGCGTCCTGCGCAAGGTGCGCGATGTCAGTATCCTCCTGCTTCCCGGCATGCACTGGAACAGGGAACTGGGCAACATGAAGATCAGTCACGCGCTCGCGCATTGTGAAAACACGAAGAGCCGCGTGCTCATCATCGATCCGCCAAAGGATGTGGAGTTGGAACAGGGCGCTCAGGTGCAGGCGCTGGGCCTGCCCACGTCCACCTATTCGGTTCTCTATTACCCGTGGGTGGAGGTGCCCAACCCGCTTTACAACGCCGACACCGCGCCCAACGAACCGAAGACGCTGAAGACCGGCCCGGGTGGGTTCGCCGCCGGCATGTGGTCGAAGATCGACGGCACGCGCGGGGTGTGGAAAGCGCCCGCCGGCACCGAGGCCCAGCTCATCGGCCTGGCCGGGTTGCAGTACCAGGTGGAAGATGGAGAGCAGGATCAGTTGAATCCGCTCGGCGTCAACTGTTTCCGCAGACAGCCGGGTTACGGCAACGTCATCTGGGGAAGCCGCACCCTGTCCACCAAGGCGAATCCCGAATGGCGTTACGTTCCGGTGCGCCGCACGGCCATTTATATCGAGCAGAGCATTTACAACGGCATCCAGTGGGCGGTGTTTGAACCGAACGACGAACCGCTGTGGTCGTCGCTTCGCGGCAACATCGGCGATTTCATGAACGGCATGTTCCGCAGTGGTGCGTTTCAGGGAACGAAGGCCTCGGACGCGTATTTTGTCCGTTGCGGAAAGGGCGACACCATGACGCAGGGCGACATCGACCGCGGTCAGGTGATCGTGCTTGTCGGGTTTGCGCCGCTGAAGCCGGCGGAATTCGTCATCGTTCGCATTCAGCAGAAAGTTCAACAATAA
- a CDS encoding phage tail protein, producing MAAPMFPVNAHRHDPYRTFKFRVIIDGKPVAGMRKMTALKKKTEPVKWRTAGDPSHERIMPGGTSYEPITLEQGLTHDPVFEEWANLVNNIEGDSAMSLKNFRKEVIISLLNLQGQVAINYVLHRAWVSDYQAMPDLDAGSMNAVGIQSITLQHEGWERDTAVNEPAES from the coding sequence ATGGCAGCACCGATGTTCCCCGTCAACGCGCACCGGCACGACCCGTACCGCACGTTCAAGTTCCGCGTCATCATCGACGGCAAGCCCGTTGCGGGCATGCGCAAAATGACGGCTTTGAAAAAGAAAACCGAACCCGTGAAATGGCGCACGGCAGGCGACCCGTCGCACGAGCGCATCATGCCCGGCGGCACGAGTTACGAGCCGATCACGCTGGAGCAGGGCCTGACGCACGACCCGGTGTTCGAGGAGTGGGCGAACCTCGTCAACAACATCGAAGGCGACTCCGCCATGTCGCTCAAGAACTTCCGCAAGGAAGTCATCATCAGTCTGCTCAACCTGCAAGGCCAGGTTGCCATCAATTATGTTCTGCATCGTGCGTGGGTGTCGGATTACCAGGCCATGCCGGACCTCGACGCGGGAAGCATGAATGCCGTCGGCATTCAAAGCATCACGCTTCAGCACGAGGGCTGGGAGCGGGATACTGCTGTGAACGAGCCGGCGGAGTCGTGA
- a CDS encoding phage late control D family protein, whose translation MLLDWLQQDFRSPAECIVKVGEGRTPIEDLYPFLKEVVVETSRDKPFVATLTFDTRRDEFGKWVVQDSPEIFPWQRIWIEVAFGEHEEEVMRGYIREVKADYPEDAATTTVKLECQDDSIFLDRTQVRKEWGAEQPTADGLILGEIVRGYPGLAMHMESAMGLDGLVVLQNKTDAGFLRDRAEANGYELIFEKGEVYFGPMRLEADPQKTVMVYAGADTHCYRFSIQDDGHKPDMVAFDKAAENSDQTEREVVEPDLSLLGLEPARSVGQGPDFVWVMEGQGGKTPEEMRTLAQRKTNERSMKVSAEGELDGSLYGRVLRVGHPVGIDGVGEKYNGTYYVDTVRHVFNREGYRQAFTLMRNAYGDNLESSVDTLLGVL comes from the coding sequence ATGTTGCTCGACTGGTTGCAACAGGATTTTCGAAGTCCGGCGGAATGCATAGTCAAGGTGGGCGAGGGCCGAACGCCCATTGAAGACCTGTATCCGTTTCTGAAAGAAGTGGTGGTGGAGACGAGCCGCGACAAACCTTTCGTCGCCACGCTCACTTTCGACACGCGCCGCGATGAATTCGGCAAATGGGTGGTGCAGGACTCGCCCGAAATCTTTCCCTGGCAACGCATCTGGATCGAGGTGGCTTTCGGCGAGCATGAGGAGGAAGTCATGCGCGGTTACATTCGCGAGGTCAAGGCCGATTATCCGGAAGACGCGGCGACGACCACCGTCAAGCTGGAATGCCAGGACGATTCCATCTTCCTCGACCGCACGCAGGTGCGCAAGGAATGGGGTGCGGAACAACCCACGGCGGATGGATTGATCCTGGGGGAAATCGTACGCGGTTATCCGGGCCTCGCCATGCACATGGAAAGCGCGATGGGGCTCGACGGCCTGGTGGTATTGCAGAACAAGACGGATGCGGGATTCCTGCGTGACCGCGCGGAGGCCAACGGCTATGAGTTGATCTTCGAGAAGGGCGAGGTGTACTTCGGTCCCATGCGGCTGGAGGCCGACCCGCAAAAAACGGTGATGGTGTATGCGGGCGCCGACACACACTGTTACCGGTTCTCCATTCAGGACGATGGGCACAAGCCGGACATGGTGGCGTTCGACAAGGCGGCGGAAAACAGCGACCAGACCGAACGCGAGGTGGTGGAACCGGATCTGTCTCTGCTGGGCCTGGAACCGGCGCGCAGTGTCGGGCAGGGGCCGGACTTCGTCTGGGTGATGGAAGGGCAGGGCGGCAAAACGCCTGAGGAAATGCGCACCCTGGCCCAGCGCAAGACCAACGAGCGTTCGATGAAGGTTTCCGCCGAAGGCGAACTTGACGGCAGTCTGTATGGACGCGTCCTGCGCGTCGGCCACCCGGTGGGCATCGACGGCGTCGGCGAAAAGTACAATGGCACCTATTACGTGGACACGGTGCGGCACGTGTTCAATCGTGAAGGCTATCGGCAGGCATTCACGCTGATGCGCAATGCCTACGGCGACAACCTGGAATCCAGCGTGGACACCCTGCTGGGCGTGCTGTGA
- a CDS encoding sigma-54 interaction domain-containing protein has product MTYDPLDEIGLIGQSREFQHVRDLIQKLSQFDAPLLVLGETGTGKEKAARAIHYLGARQNYPFIPVNCGALPDTLVENELFGHASGAFTDAKGEQPGLIAQAEGGTLFLDEVDTLSPRAQVTLLRFLQDQHYRPLGGKEFLRADVRVMAASNRDLHALVEQGVFRQDLLFRLDILDLVLPPLRQREHDIETLSRHFLECYRTRYNLPLRSLHPETLEWMRTYPWPGNIRELENFLHRAFLLADGDQIRVSPFSRGAKGSQPDAQAQPPRPITEVPFSQAKAQAIEEFEVRYLSELIYETGGNITEAARRSGKERRSLARLLKKHSIDRTRF; this is encoded by the coding sequence ATGACTTACGATCCGTTGGATGAAATCGGTCTCATCGGGCAATCCCGCGAGTTCCAGCATGTCCGCGACCTGATTCAGAAACTGTCGCAGTTCGACGCGCCGCTTCTTGTTCTCGGAGAGACCGGAACCGGCAAGGAAAAAGCCGCGCGTGCCATTCATTACCTCGGCGCGCGGCAGAATTATCCCTTCATCCCCGTCAACTGCGGTGCGCTTCCCGACACGCTGGTGGAGAACGAGTTGTTCGGCCACGCTTCGGGTGCGTTCACCGACGCCAAAGGCGAACAGCCGGGGCTCATCGCGCAGGCCGAGGGCGGCACGTTGTTTCTGGATGAAGTGGACACGTTGTCGCCGCGCGCGCAGGTGACCTTGCTGAGGTTTCTGCAGGATCAACATTACCGTCCTCTAGGCGGCAAGGAATTTCTCCGCGCCGACGTGCGGGTGATGGCGGCGAGCAACCGTGACCTGCATGCGCTGGTGGAACAGGGCGTGTTCCGGCAGGACCTGTTGTTCCGGCTCGACATCCTCGATCTGGTCCTCCCCCCCTTGCGCCAGCGCGAACACGACATCGAAACGCTGAGCCGTCATTTTCTCGAATGCTACCGCACCCGTTACAACCTGCCGTTGCGCAGTCTGCATCCCGAGACGCTGGAATGGATGCGGACCTACCCCTGGCCGGGCAACATCCGCGAGTTGGAAAACTTTCTGCATCGCGCCTTCCTGCTTGCGGACGGCGACCAGATTCGCGTTTCGCCATTCTCGCGGGGTGCGAAGGGCAGCCAGCCCGATGCTCAGGCCCAGCCACCGCGCCCCATTACCGAGGTGCCGTTTTCGCAGGCGAAGGCGCAGGCGATCGAGGAATTCGAAGTGCGGTATCTGAGCGAACTGATCTATGAAACCGGCGGCAACATCACCGAAGCCGCCCGCCGTTCCGGAAAGGAACGCCGCTCGCTCGCCCGCCTGCTCAAAAAACACAGTATCGACCGCACCCGGTTCTGA
- a CDS encoding CIS tube protein — MYNVTRGILVEYALSVPPLTLVFDFNPESLSRTRAVTLKEQTAPGTAGGYDFATPMETPRVSQGVEVKAEEFSIDILLDATDRMNDDEPIAKAYGIAPELDTLRTMVEPKAQGPGGLQVLASLGHGGGRAFQRNTSASVLLFIWGTHVLPVFLTSVKVDEKAHLPNLVPYRAQATLSFQVIEGNNPFYEAEKVRQVIGAGLNTARTVSSAIGGLF, encoded by the coding sequence ATGTACAACGTCACACGGGGCATCCTGGTGGAATACGCGCTGAGCGTTCCGCCTTTGACGCTGGTGTTCGATTTCAACCCGGAATCGTTGTCGCGCACGCGCGCGGTCACGTTGAAGGAACAGACTGCCCCGGGCACCGCGGGTGGATACGATTTCGCCACGCCCATGGAAACGCCGCGGGTGTCGCAGGGCGTGGAGGTGAAGGCGGAGGAGTTTTCCATCGACATTCTGCTCGACGCCACCGATCGCATGAACGACGACGAACCGATTGCAAAGGCGTACGGCATCGCACCGGAACTCGACACCCTGCGCACCATGGTGGAACCGAAAGCACAGGGGCCCGGCGGCCTGCAGGTGCTGGCCAGCCTGGGGCACGGTGGCGGGCGCGCGTTTCAACGCAACACCAGCGCGTCGGTCCTGCTGTTCATCTGGGGCACACATGTCCTGCCTGTGTTTCTGACCAGCGTCAAGGTCGATGAAAAAGCGCACCTGCCGAACCTCGTTCCGTATCGCGCGCAGGCAACGTTGAGTTTTCAGGTCATCGAGGGCAACAACCCGTTTTACGAAGCGGAGAAGGTGCGGCAGGTGATCGGGGCGGGACTCAACACCGCGCGCACCGTGTCGTCCGCCATTGGAGGATTGTTCTGA
- the cobS gene encoding adenosylcobinamide-GDP ribazoletransferase, with protein MNAFFSALSFLSILPGPMRRAFDARMVLYFPVVGLLLGGMLVAVDVIASWLFPPFLRAVVDVAFLAGITGALHLDGLADSADGLFSHRPRKEALAIMKDPRIGVMGAVTLVLCLALKIGALHGLSGPMTWLWLVTAPTLARSAQVIALTTMPDARGGAGMGAPLYASSKTPAFMGCALFLGLPFVFDVRIGVASVLVFAVVTTLVLIYFYRRIGGMTGDTFGALSELVETAILVAGAAFHHVSVSSGGFILGKAISP; from the coding sequence ATGAACGCCTTTTTCTCCGCCCTGTCGTTTCTGTCCATCCTGCCCGGTCCGATGCGCCGCGCTTTCGACGCACGCATGGTGCTCTATTTCCCGGTGGTCGGACTGCTGTTGGGCGGAATGCTCGTTGCCGTGGACGTGATTGCTTCCTGGCTGTTCCCCCCATTTCTGCGCGCGGTCGTGGACGTCGCTTTCCTGGCGGGGATCACAGGCGCATTGCACCTGGACGGTTTGGCCGACAGCGCCGACGGCCTGTTCTCGCACCGGCCGCGCAAGGAAGCACTGGCCATCATGAAAGATCCGCGCATCGGGGTGATGGGTGCGGTGACGCTGGTGCTGTGTCTCGCACTCAAGATCGGCGCACTGCACGGCTTGTCCGGTCCGATGACGTGGTTGTGGCTGGTGACCGCTCCCACTCTCGCCCGCTCGGCGCAGGTGATTGCGCTGACCACGATGCCGGACGCACGCGGCGGTGCGGGCATGGGCGCGCCGCTTTACGCATCCTCCAAAACACCAGCGTTTATGGGATGCGCGCTCTTTCTCGGCTTGCCGTTTGTGTTCGATGTTCGCATCGGTGTGGCTTCGGTTTTGGTTTTCGCTGTCGTCACCACACTGGTATTGATTTATTTTTATCGCCGTATCGGCGGCATGACCGGCGACACCTTCGGCGCGCTTTCGGAACTGGTGGAAACCGCCATCCTGGTTGCCGGAGCGGCGTTCCACCACGTTTCCGTCTCCTCTGGAGGATTCATCTTAGGAAAGGCCATATCCCCATGA
- a CDS encoding DUF4255 domain-containing protein, protein MEVPSSLSVLCKSVLDFVSAGLKDLDDNVEVVMGAPAEAMKGDKNRVNLFFHRFEPSGFQSDLQPDEPWWIRLHCLVTAFGVTESNVNGDGVSAGEFELRLIGHVMRLFHETPVLETVNVNGESVRLQTIYHPLTNEDLNHVWATQSEVSLRPTIGYEMALGPIVPSKRSPGKQMTGDFRTVVTPGLGGAGGVASAPGSISWGARGGEVDTARLDWAPRLCFVLGEETQPRCVESLGFEADSDALKNFTPSIWVAGDIAETVSLRWEVWDPASGWRSKGASKDVQPVTTGIDPDNPPDVGDLAAFALPFDPEGGPVDDPPEFSPKVRGQAAVYAERQYTRPSDGAVLTVRSQPLLISIHEAAS, encoded by the coding sequence ATGGAAGTACCGTCTTCATTGTCCGTTCTGTGCAAGTCGGTTCTGGATTTCGTGAGCGCCGGGTTGAAGGACCTCGACGACAACGTCGAGGTGGTGATGGGCGCGCCGGCGGAAGCGATGAAGGGAGATAAAAACCGCGTGAATCTGTTCTTTCATCGGTTCGAGCCTTCCGGTTTCCAAAGCGATCTGCAACCGGACGAGCCGTGGTGGATTCGTCTGCACTGCCTGGTCACCGCGTTCGGCGTCACGGAATCGAACGTGAACGGCGATGGCGTCTCCGCCGGAGAATTCGAACTGCGCCTCATCGGTCACGTCATGCGCCTGTTTCACGAAACGCCGGTGTTGGAGACGGTCAATGTGAACGGCGAGTCGGTGCGCCTGCAAACCATTTATCATCCCTTGACCAACGAAGACCTCAACCACGTGTGGGCGACGCAGAGCGAAGTCAGCCTGCGCCCGACCATCGGCTACGAAATGGCGCTCGGTCCCATCGTGCCTTCCAAGCGAAGCCCGGGAAAACAGATGACCGGCGACTTCCGAACCGTGGTCACACCGGGTCTCGGCGGCGCGGGCGGGGTGGCGTCCGCGCCCGGTTCCATCTCGTGGGGTGCGCGTGGTGGAGAAGTGGACACGGCGCGCCTCGACTGGGCGCCGCGCTTGTGTTTTGTGCTTGGCGAGGAAACGCAACCGCGTTGCGTCGAGAGTCTCGGTTTCGAAGCCGACAGCGATGCACTCAAAAACTTCACGCCCAGCATCTGGGTGGCGGGCGATATCGCGGAAACGGTTTCGTTGCGGTGGGAGGTGTGGGACCCCGCTTCCGGCTGGCGGTCCAAAGGCGCTTCAAAAGATGTGCAACCGGTAACGACGGGGATCGACCCCGACAACCCGCCGGATGTGGGCGACCTCGCCGCGTTCGCCCTGCCGTTCGATCCGGAGGGCGGGCCGGTCGATGATCCGCCTGAGTTTTCACCGAAGGTGCGCGGGCAGGCGGCGGTGTATGCGGAGCGGCAGTACACGCGTCCGTCCGACGGTGCCGTGCTCACGGTGCGCAGTCAGCCGCTTCTTATCAGCATTCATGAAGCCGCGAGTTGA